One Pseudochaenichthys georgianus chromosome 4, fPseGeo1.2, whole genome shotgun sequence DNA window includes the following coding sequences:
- the LOC117445337 gene encoding dipeptidyl peptidase 9-like: MHRVKRRKIEDKREDSPERLALAGMTGPEELSDSTEVVEMDDVNPNRFQVEKHTWDGLRKIIHNSHKNTRVVINKAPHDFQFVQKDETSPQSHRIYYLGMPYASRDNALLYSDIPRKVRKDALLVLSWKPMLNHFQASPRDGSFSREEELLRERKRLGVSGITSYEYHRPSGLLLFQANSSLYYCSDGGDNTFTTTPMRPVEIKSESPGTRMDPKICHGDPNFIGFINNNDIWVTSIETGEERRLTFCHKGIDNPKEDTKSAGIATFVTQEEFDRFTGYWWSPAAREECDGGKTLQVLYEEVDESNVEIIHVPSPALEERKTDVYRYPCAGSKNPDITLKIVEIRTDNLGKIISTQEKELPAPFTTLFPWAEYITRAGWTKDGRYAWAVMMDRRQQRLQLVLLPPALFIPAHQAEASRQESLEALGDSVQPFIIYQETSDIWINVHDIFNPLVQTSDEEITFVTVNESKTGFCHLYKITSMLQRGSYAWANGYTHSEDDFKCPVKEEVTITSGEWEVLANHGAKRSSSPQIWVDEAARQVYFQGTKDSPLEHHLYVVSYDSPGEIVRLTKPGFSHSCSVSQTFDLFVSHYSSLTTAPCVHIYKLQGSEDDPLHKEPQFWASMMESSGFPMDYTPPEIFSFTGKSGFELYGMLYKPSKVIPGRKHPTVVFVYGGPQVQLVNNSYKGVKYLRLSTLASLGYAVLVIDGRGSCQRGLKFEGAVKDKMGQVEIEDQVEGLHYVAEKYAFVDLSRVAIHGWSYGGFLSLMGLIHKPDIFKVAIAGAPVTLWMAYDTGYTERYLDTPEKNPKGYEACSVALHVDKLPNEPNRLLILHGFLDENVHFFHTNFLVSQLIRAGKPYSLQIYPNERHSIRCPESGEHYEITLLHFLQQNL, from the exons ATGCACAGAGTAAAGAGGCGGAAAATTGAAGACAAAAGAGAAGACAGCCCTGAAAG ACTGGCACTGGCAGGCATGACGGGGCCTGAAGAGCTCTCAGACAGCACAGAGGTGGTGGAAATGGACGACGTGAATCCCAATAGGTTCCAGGTGGAGAAGCATACCTGGGATGGCCTGAGGAAGATCATCCACAACAGCCACAAGAACACACGCGTGGTTATCAACAAAGCGCCACACGACTTCCAGTTCGTCCAGAAGGATGAGACCAGTCCGCAATCCCACCGCATTTACTACCTTG GAATGCCTTACGCCAGCAGGGATAACGCTTTACTCTACTCCGACATTCCCAGGAAGGTCCGCAAAGATGCTCTATTGGTTTTGTCATGGAAACCAATGCTGAATCACTTTCAG GCCAGCCCTCGCGACGGGAGCTTCTCTCGGGAGGAGGAGCTGCTGCGAGAGAGGAAACGTTTGGGGGTGTCTGGCATCACCTCGTATGAATACCACCGACCCAGCGGCCTCCTGCTGTTTCAGGCCAACAGCAGCCTGTACTACTGCAGCGACGGTGGAGACAACACTTTCACC ACTACTCCAATGCGTCCTGTTGAGATTAAGAGCGAGAGTCCAGGAACACGCATGGATCCCAAGATCTGCCACGGGGACCCCAACTTCATCGGCTTCATCAACAACAACGACATCTGGGTGACCAGCATTGAGAcgggggaggagaggaggctcaCGTTCTGCCACAAAG GTATTGATAACCCAAAAGAGGACACCAAATCTGCCGGTATAGCGACGTTTGTTACTCAGGAAGAGTTTGACCGTTTCACTGGATACTGGTGGTCCCCAGCTGCTCGTGAAG AATGCGATGGGGGTAAAACTCTGCAGGTTCTGTACGAGGAGGTGGACGAGTCTAATGTCGAGATCATTCATGTTCCATCTCCAGCTTTGGAGGAGCGCAAGACCGATGTCTACAGATACCCATGTGCAG GCAGCAAGAATCCCGACATTACTCTCAAAATAGTAGAAATCAGGACTGACAATCTCGGCAAA ATTATCAGCACACAGGAGAAGGAGTTGCCTGCTCCCTTCACCACCCTGTTCCCTTGGGCCGAGTATATCACCAGAGCCGGATGGACCAAAGACGGCAGATA TGCGTGGGCGGTGATGATGGaccggcggcagcagcgcctCCAGCTCGTCCTGCTGCCTCCGGCGCTCTTCATCCCTGCTCATCAGGCTGAGGCCAGCAGGCAGGAGAGCCTGGAGGCCCTCGGAGACTCTGTCCAACCCTTCATCATCTACCAAGAGACCAGCGACATCTGGATCAAT GTCCACGACATCTTCAATCCATTGGTCCAAACCAGTGATGAAGAGATCACCTTCGTAACCGTGAATGAATCAAAAACAGGGTTCTGCCACCTGTATAAGATCACCAGCATGTTGCAGCGGGGCAGCTACGCCTGGGCCAACGGCTACACACACTCTGAAG ATGATTTCAAGTGTCCAGTCAAAGAGGAGGTGACAATCACCAGTGGGGAGTGGGAGGTGCTGGCTAATCACGGAGCGAAG CGTTCGTCTAGTCCTCAGATTTGGGTGGACGAGGCAGCGAGGCAGGTTTACTTCCAGGGAACCAAAGACTCTCCTCTGGAGCATCACCTCTATGTCGTCAGCTACGACTCGCCAGGGGAAATCGTCCGCCTCACCAAACCTGGCTTCTCCCACAGTTGCTCAGTGAGCCAG ACTTTTGACCTGTTCGTCAGTCATTACAGCAGCTTGACCACAGCGCCCTGCGTTCACATCTACAAGCTGCAGGGCTCCGAGGACGACCCGCTGCACAAAGAGCCGCAGTTCTGGGCGAGCATGATGGAGTCCTCTG GTTTCCCAATGGACTACACTCCTCCAGAGATCTTTAGCTTCACAGGGAAGTCTGGATTCGAGCTGTACGGCATGTTGTACAAACCGAGCAAGGTCATCCCCGGCAGGAAGCATCCCACTGTGGTGTTCGTGTACGGCGGACCGCAG GTCCAGCTAGTGAATAACTCGTACAAAGGAGTGAAGTACCTGCGGCTGAGCACGCTGGCGTCTCTTGGCTACGCCGTGCTGGTGATCGATGGACGAGGCTCCTGTCAGAGAGGACTCAAGTTTGAAGGAGCTGTGAAAGACAAAATG GGTCAGGTGGAGATTGaagaccaggtggagggattgcACTATGTGGCTGAGAAGTACGCGTTTGTGGACCTGAGTCGTGTTGCCATCCACGGCTGGTCGTACGGAGGCTTCCTCTCCCTCATGGGCCTCATCCACAAACCGGACATTTTCAAG gtTGCCATCGCAGGTGCTCCGGTGACACTGTGGATGGCGTACGACACCGGATACACCGAGCGGTATCTGGACACGCCTGAGAAAAACCCCAAGGGTTACGAGGCTTGTTCCGTCGCCCTGCACGTCGACAAGCTCCCCAATGA GCCCAACAGATTGCTGATCCTGCACGGGTTTCTAGATGAGAACGTGCACTTTTTCCACACCAACTTCTTGGTGTCTCAACTCATCCGCGCAGGAAAACCATACAGCCTGCAG ATTTATCCCAACGAGCGACACAGCATCCGGTGTCCAGAGTCTGGAGAACATTACGAAATTACGCTGCTGCACTTCCTCCAGCAGAACCTCTGA